The following proteins are encoded in a genomic region of Populus trichocarpa isolate Nisqually-1 chromosome 13, P.trichocarpa_v4.1, whole genome shotgun sequence:
- the LOC7478896 gene encoding uncharacterized protein LOC7478896 isoform X2, whose amino-acid sequence MEGFGFSDSNSAVRKKRSNTSRRPRNDSHTPSDYIDVSSLSSTPPSETNMMKNEDGGLGESDEASNNCSFRGSNEQRHSGVDSRRSSEGVLAPANWKSTTSSGHVGGFSDGVGNESKVKVKLKVGGITRTINAKSASDGASAVGSSSSKSSRFPDPRQKLIEENLDDNRSFTSGKGSGLRGVPWKDFSRSGLNVRKTDGLRGENLSSKQTDQYEPVRKSKRVPKKRLLDGVLDDGGEDDDEIRYLEKVKTLKISTDYGAEFEDEEGGSRKQRKISRVLKRNVDGLYDVDAGDHGSTRFGKEGKKSKSGRVSEDTDYVEEEELGSDGDPTSKNKKPRKELADLSVDSKKEMTVTTRQRALQTGKDASSGFPSLIEFPNGLPPAPPKKQKEKLTEVEQQLKRAEALQRRRMQVEKANRESEAEAIRKILGQDSTRKKREDKLKKRQEEMAQEKAANAMVLSSDHVRWVMGPSGTTVTFPDEMGLPSIFDSKPCSYPPPREKCAAPSCTNPYKYRDSESKLPLCSLQCYKAIHEKVQPLTAC is encoded by the exons ATggagggttttgggtttagtgATTCAAACAGTGCTGTTAGGAAGAAGAGGAGTAATACATCCCGTCGTCCACGGAATGACTCACACACACCTTCCGATTACATTGATGTTTCATCCTTATCATCCACACCACCTTCAGAAACT AATATGATGAAGAATGAAGATGGAGGATTGGGAGAATCTGATGAAGCTTCCAACAATTGTTCTTTTCGAGGAAGTAACGAGCAGAGGCACAGTGGAGTTGATTCTAGGAGGTCCAGCGAAGGTGTCCTTGCCCCAGCTAATTGGAAAAGCACAACTAGCTCGGGGCATGTTGGAGGTTTTTCAGATGGAGTAGGAAATGAGAGTAAAGTGAAAGTGAAGCTTAAAGTTGGTGGTATCACACGAACTATTAATGCAAAGTCCGCATCTGATGGTGCATCTGCTGTTGGGTCGTCATCTTCAAAATCTTCTCGCTTCCCAGATCCCCGGCAGAAGTTAATTGAG GAGAATTTGGATGACAACCGTTCCTTTACTTCAGGTAAGGGAAGTGGTTTACGAGGAGTCCCGTGGAAGGATTTCTCCAGAAGTGGTCTAAATGTTAGGAAAACTGATGGTCTGAGAGGTGAGAATCTGTCTTCAAAGCAAACTGATCAGTACGAGCCAGTTCGTAAAAGTAAGCGGGTCCCTAAGAAACGGCTATTAGATGGAGTGCTTGATGATGGAGGTGAGGATGATGATGAGATTCGCTACCTTGAAAAAGTCAAGACTTTGAAGATCAGCACTGATTATGGTGCAGAGTTTGAAGATGAAGAGGGAGGAAGCAGGAAACAGCGGAAGATATCGAGAGTATTGAAGAGAAATGTTGATGGTCTATATGATGTAGATGCTGGAGATCATGGATCAACTAGATTTGGCAAGGAGGGTAAGAAATCTAAATCAGGGAGAGTATCTGAAGATACTGATTATGTGGAAGAGGAAGAATTGGGGTCAGATGGTGACCCTACATCTAAGAATAAGAAGCCAAGAAAAGAGTTAGCTGATCTATCAGTGGACTCCAAGAAGGAAATGACAGTCACGACACGTCAACGAGCACTTCAAACTGGCAAAGATGCCTCCTCTGGTTTTCCTAGTTTAATAGAGTTCCCAAATGGGTTACCTCCAGCTCCCCCTAAAA AGCAAAAAGAGAAACTCACTGAAGTGGAACAGCAGTTGAAGAGAGCTGAGGCTCTTCAAAGACGCAGGATGCAAGTTGAAAAGGCAAATAGGGAATCTGAG GCTGAAGCAATCAGAAAAATACTGGGCCAAGATTCCACTAGGAAGAAACGCGAAGATAAACTGAAGAAACGGCAAGAAGAAATGGCACAG GAGAAAGCAGCAAATGCTATGGTACTTTCATCAGACCATGTTAGGTGGGTCATGGGTCCGTCTGGAACAACTGTAACATTCCCCGATGAAATGGGCTTGCCTAGTATATTTGACTCCAAGCCTTGCAG TTACCCTCCTCCCCGGGAGAAATGTGCTGCTCCATCTTGTACAAATCCATACAAGTACCGAGATTCGGAGTCAAAACTACCCCTTTGTAGTCTCCAATGCTACAAGGCAATTCATGAAAAGGTGCAACCTCTTACTGCCTGTTAA
- the LOC18104011 gene encoding acyl-CoA-binding domain-containing protein 4, which yields MGSLGGETAKKKAMWLYPKVLGFNPSERWGHSACYSHGIVYVFGGCCGGLDFSDVLMLNLDTMLWNTMATTGQGPGPRDSHSAVLVGRQMIVFGGTNGSKKVNDLHVLDLGTKEWMSPECKGNPPSPRESHTATLIGDDKIMIFGGSGEGEANYLNDLHVLDLKSMRWTSPEVKGSIPAARDSHSAVAIGSKLFVYGGDRGDRFHGDVDVLDTDTMTWTKLAVQGSAPGVRAGHTAVNIGTKVYVIGGVGDKHYYNDVWVLDVSACSWTKLDISGQQPQGRFSHTAVVTDLNIAIYGGCREDERPLNQLLVLQLEAEHPNGRYNISMCKIFGNHWNQEKRRFLRGAANNSTMFPGNNEIVGKGSQESEESKQPFQFSSDTLHPTKKRTTNLKAWEIDSEQEEHSLSLSQHSSPSQSDQEQFPVHRSVDSLTSCQGLNFFRQLNKIPRNCRADDVASNQKQPITIVERTPYSLQISRENKRAEQYVHAGLGRQGTPFPPMEHRPVEAGSIQNLVGAEVRGKVDGAFDSGLLMTATVNGKIFRGVLFAPAPCVAPGRAILAQNHASQGTQIHTVQQFPNSNHIDSLKPSHHPTTFPKPESGQSFRQTQMTRTYPVIRAAPSLGKEPKPRSDLQGVILTLGGPASGHVGQV from the exons ATGGGCTCTCTGGGAGGTGAAACTGCGAAGAAGAAAGCAATGTGGCTCTATCCTAAGGTTTTAGGATTTAACCCTTCTGAAAGATGGGGTCATTCTGCTTGCTACTCTCATGGGATTGTTTATGTCTTTGGT GGATGTTGCGGGGGTCTGGATTTCAGTGATGTTCTCATGCTAAATCTAGATACAATGCTTTGGAACACAATGGCAACTACAGGTCAAGGGCCTGGTCCAAGAGACAGCCACAGTGCTGTTCTTGTGGGCCGACAAATGATCGTGTTTGGGGGCACGAATGGCTCTAAGAAGGTGAATGATCTTCATGTATTGGACCTTGGGACCAAGGAGTGGATGAGCCCTGAATGCAAAGGGAATCCTCCTTCGCCTCGCGAAAGTCACACTGCAACACTGATTGGTGATGACAAAATCATGATATTTGGCGGAAGTGGAGAAGGTGAAGCAAATTATTTAAACGATTTGCATGTTTTGGACCTCAAGTCCATGAGATGGACTTCTCCGGAGGTGAAAGGAAGTATTCCTGCTGCTAGGGATAGTCACAGTGCTGTTGCAATTGGCAGTAAGCTTTTTGTATACGGTGGTGATCGCGGTGATAGGTTTCATGGTGATGTGGATGTTCTGGATACAGATACAATGACTTGGACAAAG CTTGCTGTTCAAGGATCTGCGCCAGGCGTTAGAGCAGGCCATACTGCTGTGAATATTGGGACAAAG GTTTATGTCATTGGAGGTGTTGGGGACAAGCATTACTACAATGATGTCTGGGTACTTGATGTGAGTGCCTGTTCATGGACTAAGCTTGATATATCTGGGCAGCAACCTCAAGGGAGGTTTTCTCACACTGCGGTTGTTACGGACTTAAATATTGCCATCTATGGAGG GTGCAGAGAGGATGAGCGTCCTCTCAACCAGCTGTTGGTGTTGCAACTTGAAGCAGAACATCCCAATGGTCGATACAACATTTCCATGTGCAAGATCTTTGGAAACCATTGGAATCAAGAAAAGAGAAGATTTCTCCGAGGAGCTGCGAACAATTCG ACAATGTTTCCGGGGAACAATGAAATAGTCGGAAAGGGCTCTCAAGAATCAGAAGAATCAAAACAACCTTTTCAGTTCAGTTCAG ATACTCTGCATCCTACGAAGAAAAGAACTACAAATCTTAAGGCATGGGAGATTGATTCAGAACAAGAAGAgcattctctttctctttctcaacATTCATCCCCATCACAATCTGATCAAGAACAGTTCCCAGTTCATAGATCAGTTGATTCCCTCACATCCTGCCAaggacttaatttttttaggcaGTTAAACAAAATTCCGAGAAATTGCCGGGCTGATGATGTTGCGAGTAACCAGAAACAACCTATAACTATAGTCGAAAGAACCCCGTACAGTCTTCAAATTTCAAGAGAGAATAAGAGAGCAGAACAGTATGTTCATGCTGGGCTTGGCAGGCAAGGAACACCATTCCCACCAATGGAACATAGACCCGTGGAGGCAGGGTCAATTCAAAACCTG GTTGGTGCTGAGGTCCGAGGAAAAGTTGACGGAGCCTTCGACTCAGGCCTTCTAATGACTGCAACTGTCAATGGAAAGATTTTTAGAGGGGTCTTGTTTGCACCT GCACCCTGTGTAGCTCCAGGAAGGGCCATTCTAGCTCAAAATCATGCATCTCAAGGAACGCAAATCCACACTGTCCAGCAGTTTCCAAACTCAAATCATATAGATTCCTTAAAGCCCTCTCATCATCCAACAACATTCCCCAAGCCAGAATCTGGTCAGAGTTTTCGACAAACTCAAATGACAAGAACATATCCGGTAATTAGAGCTGCTCCATCATTAGGCAAAGAACCAAAGCCAAGGAGTGATCTTCAAGGTGTGATTCTAACACTAGGAGGACCTGCAAGTGGTCATGTTGGACAAGTTTAA
- the LOC7478896 gene encoding uncharacterized protein LOC7478896 isoform X1, whose protein sequence is MEGFGFSDSNSAVRKKRSNTSRRPRNDSHTPSDYIDVSSLSSTPPSETVSKVSSDDNNDYGSISRKKKVSLILCSTRASSTNLADCESSQNMMKNEDGGLGESDEASNNCSFRGSNEQRHSGVDSRRSSEGVLAPANWKSTTSSGHVGGFSDGVGNESKVKVKLKVGGITRTINAKSASDGASAVGSSSSKSSRFPDPRQKLIEENLDDNRSFTSGKGSGLRGVPWKDFSRSGLNVRKTDGLRGENLSSKQTDQYEPVRKSKRVPKKRLLDGVLDDGGEDDDEIRYLEKVKTLKISTDYGAEFEDEEGGSRKQRKISRVLKRNVDGLYDVDAGDHGSTRFGKEGKKSKSGRVSEDTDYVEEEELGSDGDPTSKNKKPRKELADLSVDSKKEMTVTTRQRALQTGKDASSGFPSLIEFPNGLPPAPPKKQKEKLTEVEQQLKRAEALQRRRMQVEKANRESEAEAIRKILGQDSTRKKREDKLKKRQEEMAQEKAANAMVLSSDHVRWVMGPSGTTVTFPDEMGLPSIFDSKPCSYPPPREKCAAPSCTNPYKYRDSESKLPLCSLQCYKAIHEKVQPLTAC, encoded by the exons ATggagggttttgggtttagtgATTCAAACAGTGCTGTTAGGAAGAAGAGGAGTAATACATCCCGTCGTCCACGGAATGACTCACACACACCTTCCGATTACATTGATGTTTCATCCTTATCATCCACACCACCTTCAGAAACTGTAAGCAAAGTGTCAAGCGATGACAATAATGATTATGGTTCAATTTCGCGAAAGAAAAAAGTCAGTTTGATTCTATGCAGTACAAGAGCTTCTTCCACTAACCTTGCTGACTGTGAATCTTCCCAGAATATGATGAAGAATGAAGATGGAGGATTGGGAGAATCTGATGAAGCTTCCAACAATTGTTCTTTTCGAGGAAGTAACGAGCAGAGGCACAGTGGAGTTGATTCTAGGAGGTCCAGCGAAGGTGTCCTTGCCCCAGCTAATTGGAAAAGCACAACTAGCTCGGGGCATGTTGGAGGTTTTTCAGATGGAGTAGGAAATGAGAGTAAAGTGAAAGTGAAGCTTAAAGTTGGTGGTATCACACGAACTATTAATGCAAAGTCCGCATCTGATGGTGCATCTGCTGTTGGGTCGTCATCTTCAAAATCTTCTCGCTTCCCAGATCCCCGGCAGAAGTTAATTGAG GAGAATTTGGATGACAACCGTTCCTTTACTTCAGGTAAGGGAAGTGGTTTACGAGGAGTCCCGTGGAAGGATTTCTCCAGAAGTGGTCTAAATGTTAGGAAAACTGATGGTCTGAGAGGTGAGAATCTGTCTTCAAAGCAAACTGATCAGTACGAGCCAGTTCGTAAAAGTAAGCGGGTCCCTAAGAAACGGCTATTAGATGGAGTGCTTGATGATGGAGGTGAGGATGATGATGAGATTCGCTACCTTGAAAAAGTCAAGACTTTGAAGATCAGCACTGATTATGGTGCAGAGTTTGAAGATGAAGAGGGAGGAAGCAGGAAACAGCGGAAGATATCGAGAGTATTGAAGAGAAATGTTGATGGTCTATATGATGTAGATGCTGGAGATCATGGATCAACTAGATTTGGCAAGGAGGGTAAGAAATCTAAATCAGGGAGAGTATCTGAAGATACTGATTATGTGGAAGAGGAAGAATTGGGGTCAGATGGTGACCCTACATCTAAGAATAAGAAGCCAAGAAAAGAGTTAGCTGATCTATCAGTGGACTCCAAGAAGGAAATGACAGTCACGACACGTCAACGAGCACTTCAAACTGGCAAAGATGCCTCCTCTGGTTTTCCTAGTTTAATAGAGTTCCCAAATGGGTTACCTCCAGCTCCCCCTAAAA AGCAAAAAGAGAAACTCACTGAAGTGGAACAGCAGTTGAAGAGAGCTGAGGCTCTTCAAAGACGCAGGATGCAAGTTGAAAAGGCAAATAGGGAATCTGAG GCTGAAGCAATCAGAAAAATACTGGGCCAAGATTCCACTAGGAAGAAACGCGAAGATAAACTGAAGAAACGGCAAGAAGAAATGGCACAG GAGAAAGCAGCAAATGCTATGGTACTTTCATCAGACCATGTTAGGTGGGTCATGGGTCCGTCTGGAACAACTGTAACATTCCCCGATGAAATGGGCTTGCCTAGTATATTTGACTCCAAGCCTTGCAG TTACCCTCCTCCCCGGGAGAAATGTGCTGCTCCATCTTGTACAAATCCATACAAGTACCGAGATTCGGAGTCAAAACTACCCCTTTGTAGTCTCCAATGCTACAAGGCAATTCATGAAAAGGTGCAACCTCTTACTGCCTGTTAA